DNA sequence from the Carassius gibelio isolate Cgi1373 ecotype wild population from Czech Republic chromosome A14, carGib1.2-hapl.c, whole genome shotgun sequence genome:
GTGCAAGGAGTGATTGACTTTATCAGTCCAAGGACATCATTCGCTTGGAAAGGGGGGGAAGTTTGATCATCTTTCTCACGGATCCCAGTTACGGGAGTTTTGCTCCCGTTTACCGAGACCCTGGATTATCGTTTCTTTTTGCAATTCAAGATTTCTTTATTGAAGTTTACGTGAAATTGTGCTCAATTTACCGTTACCCGCTTGACTCCACCAAACaggggtttctctctctctttttttcacttgCTTTTTCTCAATTGAACCCAATGACTATGCTCCTTGATAGCGCTCCTCAGTTCCCTTCACTTGGAGTAGGGGGGTTTGGAACACCTAGACATCATGATTTGGGAAACCGAGACCCCGGGCTGGGGCTCAGTCCCTTCGCAGATTCATCTCACTCGGCTGCCTTCAAGATAAGTCCGGTTACTCACGATATCGCCTCCAGCCAGTCGTCAGCGTTCACCCCGCAAGCTACTGGATACGCAGCCGCGCTCGGACACCACCACGGAGGACAAGTTGGTTCCTACGCCAGTGGAGCATTCAATTCGACCAGGGACTTTCTCTTCAGAAACAGGGGCGCAGGCATCGGAGAGACCGCACCGCCGAGTGCCCAGCATGGAATCTTTGCAGCTTCGGCGGGGAGTCTACACGGGCCCCCCGGAATTTCGGACAACCCGGGACATCTGTTGTTTCCTGGACTTCACGACCAGAGCTTGAGCCACACTTCACCGGGGGGACATGTTGTAAACAGTCAAATGCACCTGGGTTTACGCGGGGACATTTTTGGCCGTCCAGATCCGTACCGACCTGTGGCCAGCCCTCGCACGGACCCTTACGCCACCGCTCAGCTCCATAACTACAACCATCCCATCAATATGAACATGGGGATGAACGTACCCACACACCACGCTCCGGGGGCCTTCTTCAGATACATGCGGCAACCAATTAAGCAAGAATTGTTTTGTAAGTGGATAGATGAGAATCAGATGAACAGACCCAAAAAGACTTGTGACAGAACTTTCAGCACAATGCATGAAATGGTTACACATGTTTCAATGGAACACGTTGGCGGCCCAGAACAGAGTAGTCATGTTTGCTTCTGGGAGGACTGCCCGAGAGCGGGGAAATCCTTTAAGGCCAAATACAAACTCGTGAACCACATCCGAgtgcacactggagagaagccgttcCCGTGTCCGTTCCCTGGTTGTGGGAAAATCTTTGCAAGATCAGAAAATCTAAAAATTCACAAAAGAACTCACACAGGTAAGGCATTagtatttcccttttttttattaCCCATGGTGTtgaaaaaatgaatatgaattaaatgaTATTCCAGCGGGATTATTTATACGTACATTGCAgttctttaaaaatgcaaataaacaagtgcattttcttttaaaataattaaaaaataaaagtaataaagagGAAATGGTTCAGGAATATGGCCACACATAATTTAACTACACTTTAGGTTTGGGGAAATTGATGTTTGGGAagattactgtattttgatcacattacgtttttaagaaatgtagtttcttttactttttttcggTAGagcaaaatttgtttttgtttaaatgtatatacaaaGCATCTCTTATAAGAGATGGTAAATTGAAATGCAAAGCTGCACGCGTTGTCGTGGAGCGAATTTGTGAATGGACTGTCCTCTTGCATTTGTGAGGCTGATTATTGTGGCTATAAAGTTAGCCTATAGAAACAGCATGAGATCTGTGTATTATGGatgcataaataaaatgctaCACATTGGACCGGGAAAGTATGAAGTAGTCGAAGTGCATTTAGTCTGATGGCTGGATTTGTGCCTAAATAATTGACCCCTGAGATCCACATGAAATGTAAAGCAAGCTGTAGAACAGTCTATATGTTTACACTTGGCAGATGGGAACGTGTGCAAAAAATGTCAATAACTGCTACACAGCTTACACGACAATGCATGCTGTGTTGGTTTGCTAAAACGAATATAAAGATTATTGGAAAGTAAAACAGCCAAAGGATAACAGCAAGTACTCTCAAAGAGCGTGTTATGTGGGTTAGCAAATCATCATGGCCTGTTTATTTCGAACGGCGTATAACAAAGTTGTGGGCTACTGAACATccactcttttaaaaaaaaaaaagttatattactAAAACTTCAGTGTTTGCTCTCACTTGCAGGTGAGAAGCCATTTAAATGCGAGTTCGACGGCTGCGACAGGCGCTTTGCAAACAGCAGCGACAGGAAAAAGCACATGCACGTGCACACATCTGACAAGCCATATATCTGCAAAGTGTGTGACAAGTCCTATACACATCCAAGCTCTCTCAGGAAACACATGAAGGTAAGGGACATTTTTCTGATTTTGCAAACACTGGCCTGAATCAGgcaagtaaattatatatatatatatatatatatatatatatatatatatatatatatatatatatatatatatatatatatatgttgtaagCCCTTAGATAAACGTATTTTGTATTATACGTACAATGCGTTTACATTCATATTACAGCAGGCTTGATATTGTTCTATCATTTTGGTTCACATGTAGACTATAACAGAGATCAGAAATCCGATCATAGAATACAGAATACAATCCTGAATCCTGTACAAGCGTGTTATTCCCTCGTCCTGTCTGTTTGTCATACATCTCTGAACGTTATAATTGAAGGTACACGAATCACAAGGCTCAGAGTCGTCTCCAGCTGCTAGCTCTGGATACGAGTCCTCCACGCCGCCAGTGCTGGTTTCTGCGAACACTGAAGACCCGACAAAAACACCCACGTCTGCAGTGCAAAATGCATCTGCACACAGCGATGGACTACCGCCTAATTTTAACGAATGGTACGTTTGAAGCTCCAAGCAGACTCTCAAATGGTGGACCAATGGTTGAAGTAAccttaaaaaaactatttacgcTGTGGCGTACAAAATGGCAttgaaacaacaggaaaagatgAGAGTTCGCCAGCAGGCCTCGTCCATCCTCAGGATTCGAAATTTGACTTTATTCCGAGTTCGGAGAAAACTATCAAGGcgtaaaataacaaaataacactttctaagaataaatggatttcctttagttttcagatttcagatgattattttatttttaattttatgtattttctgaaaaaaaatatttaaaaataatggcAAAGAAAGAATATTACACGGTGTTTTATATTAAGGTGACACACGCCTTTAAGTTGATTGTTAAAACTTCAGACAGTCTTAAGAAACGTGCCAAAGTCTTTGTCTTGAActtgaacaaaataataaataagtatttagcCTACTCGTGAATGTATTTCCTTGTTTGATGGAGTCAAATCTGTTGTCCAAGTCCGTTTTCAGGTGGAGAAATGTGGTATTCGCTTACGATTGTTACCTTTGAATATAACGTTGCCTTTGTTGATAATGATGTATATACATATCCATGATGCCATATTTatcaatttgtaatttaattatcgGCGAAAGAGCcgacttttaaattatatttatggaaaTGTTTTCTAACAAGACTGTACAGTTTGAATCAATAACCAGTTTTAACAAGGAAAAAGGGAGTCAGTTCTAAAGTTCCCTCGATACGATTGTATCTTTTTTTAGCCATTATATGTGTCTaagtattaattatattaatattatgacaTGAACTATAGTTTAAAGCAGGCTATGCATTTTCCAACGTAAGTTCATGTGAGGACCTgtataaaaagaaacaataaaaaatccCCTTTAAATCACTGATGAATCTGAAGAATGTGAGGTTCTtatcaaaattacatattttatatttgttctttTCTTTACTCTTAGCATCAAAGTATAGACTACATCTCTAAGGTAGATCTATAAGGAACACTAAAAATTCAAGAGGCCCACTGACCTGTGTTTTCACCTACAAGCCACTTTTTGATCAGATACACCATGCAATAGCATAGCTCCCATTCATGCATCAACTTTGAACTCGAGTGACAGTGTTAAAGACATTATATTCTTGGGTTTGAGGTACAGCCATTTGAATCAGTATGGAATTCCATTTTTGATGGTTCCAGAACTGTCTTTGTGGATGCAAGTCTTTGTTTAACGTGTCAAAGAGGAGCAATGATCTGTCACAACAGTAAtctcaaaataaaactttttgtctgccagtttgcattgttttaaatgtagttatttttgtGAATATAGCGTGTTGTTTGTTAAGAGTATGGTAAAACATATAGAAAACTTTGATTACATATTTGCTTGTTTTATGTGAACAACTTTTTTTCCAGACGTGGAACTGTATGTGTGAATGAAATGTAGTGTTAAGAGTACTATAACTTTTTAATGTGCAAAAGGGAGGGAAAATATGTGTTCAGTGACACCAAGATTACAGCGTTGCATTGTAACATATTTTTTAAGAGACTAAaattatgcatataaatatattgtgCTTATGACCATGATTTCAAACCACCAGCACTACTTTTGAAAACAAacgttaaaaaaatacagtacctCGTAAGTAACgtgatataaatgtttatttaaataatttaatgaatatatgttttatatgctATTTTATATACGTTAAGTTAAAAGAAAGATTTATTTCAGCCACCATCGATGTATCTTCAGCCCTGATCTCATACAGATCTGATGTACAAATGGAGCTTGAATGTGATTCTGTGATTTTTTTCTCGTGGAAATGGGTCACGCATCAAGTTATTCCTGAAAAGCACGTTTTACTGATGAACTGTGTCACTGTGCCATTTTCGAGGCAAACATTGTTACTACATACCTATTAAAATTTCAGCAAAATCTTGTACTTTCTTTCGAGGTAGGGTTattgtttgttggtttgtttaacaAACTATTCATGACAAAATGTGAACACATTTTTGACTGGAATTAAAAGAAATTCTGAAATGTCACAAATGAAGacctagttttttttctttttcatttctatCTTTTATATTTTCCTGGTAATAACCATGAACTTAAAGCATATGCACCCTGCTCAGCCGTACGGCGCTGCAACACACTTGAACTTGACAGTATACGATGCCGCCATCTTAGCATCCTGTTTCTTTTGAGGGACGGAAAAgttaagaaattatatatatatatatatatatatatatttatatatatatatatatatatatatatatatatatatatatatatagcctatatatatatatatatatatatatatatatatatatatatatatatatatatagacacacacacatataaataataataataaaacacacatatatatatatatatatatagagagagagagagagagagagagagagacacacacatataaataataataataaaacatatatataattatttcttaACTTAAGTACAAGATTTTCTGTAAATggctggtttatatatatatatatatatatatatatatatatatatatatatatatatatatatatatatatatatatatatatatagctatataaaaCAAGCCAGCCATTTACAGACACAAGTCAATGTGGTGAACACGCAAAATATTTTTTCACTGAGTCAAGCTTACGATTTAAAGGCTTATAGGCAACTATTATTTCTGGAGGACCTGCAAAGCTCTGTCCTCATCCTCGCTTGGTTACGCAGTATTTTGGCCCAACCCCCCAAGACTCCACCCTCATAAATATTAAACCCACCCACAACTTCAAATGTAAACAGTTTAACAAATTCATTTAACTGAATCTTTTCTGATTTCTGTGCAAGCTCCCCATTTCACGCAACATTTTTCTCCTCACGCCATTAAACAGGAGTCTATCTGACATACGCGGTGACGTCACAAAATGGCGCTGGCTGTTTCGCTGAGGCACCCCGAAACACCATCTGAGCTTGACTAAATGGGCACACTCGACTGTTTTCGTCCCGTctaatttttttaacttgttgCGAAAAACGAAAACGATAGCGTTAATATAAGAGAAGGCTTGGTCCTTGAATGATACACGTCTTAATAACGATGACAAGCTGTTTCTAAGGAAGCCTGAAAAGGATTAGAAAACACGTCAGCATTGCAGTCACGTGGAAGGAGTTTGAAAAGTAGCGGTTGTTGGTTGGCTGAAGTAAAACAGTGAATTTAAGATCTGCTGTAAAATAAATGCTGGACAGACAGATATGAGAAATGTGAGGTAGGGTTGTGGTTAATTAATATGTAGTTGAAAATGTTATCAAATAATCTGTAGTGAAAATCTTATACAAACATTTTACTTAacctaaaactttaaaaatacacTTCATAAGTATCCAAGTGTTTGTGGATTGGATGAGCGTTCCGGCTAATACTAATTTAGGGTCCTTTCTCTAGTCCTCCCTGAAGCCACGTTCAATCTCAGCTTTGCTGGCTAAGCGGGGTGGCACTGTCTAAGAGGATAAACCGACACGAGCAGGCTCCAAACAGTTTTTGTCACGCAACTGTCTGCGAGATCATAAACTCGGGTGTTGCCTTGAACGTGGCGGGATGCTATCAACATGTAACCGTGAGCTGTTTTCCGCGTTATACTTTACATTTAGAAAATTAGAAACACCCAATAGGTCATCGCCACGCACGTATAAAACACACTAATACCAGCCCTGTGACGCAGACAAGAATTCAATGCAGTAAAACAACTGAAGGTTCCTTTAAGGTAAACTGATTCCgctgtaatgtaaaaaataaaataaaataaaaataaaagtgtcatttattcGTTCCTCCACATTGTAAAAGATTGTAGACTAGAAGTTATGGAATTACTGGTAGACAAACAAAATAGCCTTATAAcgtaataaataacattttgaatgagAATTGCATTTTTGGATTTGAATATCTTTAACTTCAAAACTTATAGCTACAGTAGCTACGCTATAAGATAAGTGAATTTGGCTGTATTTGTCTTTAATTCTCTATTTACCAAACAATGTAAGAATGATGTGGAAGGTAGAGACAATTTGCACGTCAATTAACCCTTTTCAGTGCGCTCTACCGATGCTTATTCACCTGCAGGAAAAGCAATGAATATGCAAAGGTGCTCAATATATGTCTGTTAATCCAGGATGTGTCCTTTCAGAATCCATTTTGGATGTGCTGCAAGCCCGTTGTAATGTTAAAGCAAGGCAAATGGAGCCGTCATTTACCTTGACGATTCGTAGTTTGCGTTTAAATAGATTTTCCCATCACGTGAACTAAATGCTTTTTTTCTGGTATACTTTAAGACATAAGATTTTACTGCCAGAAGTCCAACAAGTGTCAActgcttcttcttttttaatttataaggaagtctgtaatttttttcttcctcGTCAGTGGACATTGTACATTTTATCTCCAGTATCGCCATATTTGCAGCGGATTGGTAAAACACAGATTCAGATTTAAAATAGCGTCTTAAAATATTAACCGCTTttgtcagatagatagatatatagatagatatgctCTTTTTATTagcttaaacattttattagtcTGTACCGGAAATTACTTGCTTGCCAAAAAATGGGTTGTTTAAAACACAAAGATagataattgttatttttatttcagtgagcACACAAGGAACCATaaaaacctaataaaaatgaACGTCATTAAAGTCGGCGCCTATGAAAACCGTGGAGCGCCTTCACTGAAATGCACATCCATGTGATTATGTTTTAGAGTACGAGAGCAGACAGTAATGCACAGGGGAAATTTAGGTGTAACACTTTATTACATACAATATGGGGCTTTTAGAACGAACCTTTTAGGCTACTGTGATGACGATAAGTAGTTATTATACCGAGACATCATAATCTATACTATCATAAGGATAAGGTGAAgtacccccaccccccaaaaaaagttcAAAGGTGTGCATAATTGTCCGTCTTTCGAGAAAGCCCCGATCCCTGCAGagtgtaatttttaattttattgcattaactgagttttaatatttttacatttagtttatgTAGACATGttcatcattaaaaaaagcaATCAGACACATTGAATCAAACTCAAAGATAAGCTCAGAAGTGATCAATATCATATATTGGgtattttactataaaaatattaactatTCTGTATTTACATGTGCACATCACCAATGgtcatattaataatattagatattattaataattaatattacactTATTACTGATCACTAAAAGTTGGTGCCCACTTTGCCATCATGATGTGTAACTTATCAAAATAGAGGACACAGAATGCTATATGGCCATCATTGCATCAGTAACACCTGCAAACAAGGGTCAGGGGCTGCAGGGGGCAAGAGAGCAGGTGCTAGTGGTTGGTGGTTTGGAAGcctaaatgaatacataaataatatataaatggcATTATCATTGAGACAGAAAGTATCACTTCTGCTACAGTTGACATACGCttgtaaaaataaaggtgcttcacgatgccatagaagaaactttttgtctaaatggttccataaagaagctTTAACATCTGATGAACCTCTCTGTTTcacaaaggttctttgtggcgaaaTAAGTTTTTTAGATTATAAAATGTCAAGAAAgggatggttctttaaagaacctttgacctAATGGTTCCTTGTAGAACCAAAAAAGTTTATTCTATGGAATCAATGTGAAGAACTTtttaaagcacctttattttaagcatttaattAAATCTTCAAAAAAGTTAgtcctaaaataaaaattaaaaatctaatgAAAGATTTTACTGAACTTAGACTTCCAGATAGGtgcactcacttttttttttcacaaaaagtcATTATATAcacttaaaagtgtgtgtgtgtgtgtgtgtgtgtgtgtgtgtgggcacacACAGGTGGGTGGCCAGCTGCTGTTGGAAATTGCTTGTCTATTGCCAAAGAGACCTCATGCCAGGATAATGCAAGGTCCAAAGGTGCACCAGAGTCAATCCAACCCCTCATGCTGCTTACCTCTCAATACCCCAGGGCCAATCTCCTGTGTAATTGTTTTTTCCCAGTTTCATTTGTAACTACATTTTCAGGGGCATTAGAAAAGGTATCACATACTTTATCTCcactcacttaaaaaaaaaaaaaaaaaaaaaaaaggaaaaggaacaGAGCACAAGTTCATGTGAATTAATCTATTTCTTAACCATTCTGCCTTTGCGTCACACAAATTGCAATCACAATATCGAATATTGACCATCATTATAACTTGtttacaacaaaaaagaaaaattaggcCACAGGACACTGCAATGGTGTTTAATATagatctatataaata
Encoded proteins:
- the LOC128027243 gene encoding zinc finger protein ZIC 3-like, translating into MTMLLDSAPQFPSLGVGGFGTPRHHDLGNRDPGLGLSPFADSSHSAAFKISPVTHDIASSQSSAFTPQATGYAAALGHHHGGQVGSYASGAFNSTRDFLFRNRGAGIGETAPPSAQHGIFAASAGSLHGPPGISDNPGHLLFPGLHDQSLSHTSPGGHVVNSQMHLGLRGDIFGRPDPYRPVASPRTDPYATAQLHNYNHPINMNMGMNVPTHHAPGAFFRYMRQPIKQELFCKWIDENQMNRPKKTCDRTFSTMHEMVTHVSMEHVGGPEQSSHVCFWEDCPRAGKSFKAKYKLVNHIRVHTGEKPFPCPFPGCGKIFARSENLKIHKRTHTGEKPFKCEFDGCDRRFANSSDRKKHMHVHTSDKPYICKVCDKSYTHPSSLRKHMKVHESQGSESSPAASSGYESSTPPVLVSANTEDPTKTPTSAVQNASAHSDGLPPNFNEWYV